From the genome of Hydrogenothermus marinus:
TTAAAAGATACATTTTCAACTCTTTTTCCAAGTTGCTGAATTTCTTCAACAACAGGAATATAATCACTATCTCCACTTACTAAAATAGCAGTATCATAAGCATCTCTAAAAGCAAGACTTAACATATCTGTAGCAAGTAAAATATCAACTCCTTTTTCTATAAAACCTTCAGGTGTTTTTTTTAAAGGCATTGTTCTTACTTTAATTCCTATATTTTTTAGTTCATTTAAAAAACTTTTCTGTTTTTTCCATTGCTTTTTCATCTCTTCAGGAAAATCTCCTTGAGGAATTCCAGTATAAAAATAAGCTCTTAATAGCCATCTATCTTTTGCTAAAAAATTTACAAGTTTTCTATAATCAATTTTTATATTAATATAGTTTGAGGCATGAAACATATTTCCACCATCTATAAATATAGCTACTTTTTCATTTATATATCTTTTTTCTATTTTTTTATCTTTTTCTTTTGAAAAAAGTATACTCATTGCCTCTCCTTTATATATTTTTTATTATTTTTATACTTTTATGCTAAAATTTTTCAAATAAAAAAACAAGTGGTTAAAAATGCATGTAGTAATAATTGGTGGTGGTGTAATAGGCTTATCAATAGCAAGAGCTTTAATAAAACTTGATATAAAAGTCTCTCTTATTGAAAAAAACAGGGTAGGAAGAAGTGCTTCTTGGGTAGCTGGTGGAATGCTTGCTCCTCAATCAGAAGGATTAAAAGAAGGGTCATTTTTAGATTTTTGCCTTGAAAGTAGAAATTTATATAAAGATTTTGTTGAAAAACTTGAAAAAGATACAGGAATAGAAACAGGATATTGGCAATGTGGAATATTGAAACTTGCTTTTTCAGAAGAAGAGAAGAAAGAATTACAAGAAGATATAAATAGATACAAAAAATTAGGATTGAAAGCAAAGTGGCTTGATAGAGAAGAACTTGAAAAGATATACAAAAATCTTGGAGAAGAAGTTTTAGGTGGCGCTTTATATGAAGATGATGCACAGGTAGATAATAGAAAATTAGTTTTAGCTCTTGAAGAATTTGTAAAAAGAAATGCAGATGTTTATGAATTTGAAAAAGTAAAAGAGATAAAAACAGAGAATGGAAAGTTTAAAGCAGTAGTTGGAGAAAATGTTTATATAGAGGCAGATAAATGTGTAGTATCAGCAGGGGCTTGGAGTATGGATTTTGGAGTTGATGTTTTTCCATTAAAAGGAGAAATGGTAGCTTTAGATATAGAAAAAGAGGATATAGATAGAGTTTTATATAGTAGTAGAGCTTATCTAATACCAAGAAAAAATTACCATAGATTAGTAGTAGGTGCTACTCAAGAAGATGTTGGGTTTAAAGATGGAAATACATTAAAAGGAACTATGCAACTTTTAACAGGTGCAAGAGATACATTAAAAATTCTTGAAGATAAAAATATTCAAGAACTTTGGTTTGGATATAGGCCTGCTACAAAAGATGAACTTCCAATTCTTGGAGAGGCAGATATTGAAAATCTTATATATGCTACAGGCCATCACAGAAATGGTATTTTACTTGCACCAATAACTGCAAAAGTTATTTCTGAATATATTTATTCAGGAAAAGAAAGCAGGTATCTAAAAGAGTTTTCACCTCTTAGATTTAAATAAGAATTTTAAGAATTTTGCTTAAATTTAATATAAATATTTCTTAAATGATCCGGGAGTAAATTTTCAGGATATTTTTTTTCTGCTATTTCATCTAAATGCCACCACCATCTTTTTTGGTCTTTAGCTTCTTCTGGTTTTACTCTATATGCCATTCCACCATACTTAAATACTAATTTTAAGGCTTGTTTATCTAATTTTATTACTTCTGGAAGGTTATCTAATCCTAAATCGTGAATTTTATCTCTTGATGCTATCCATACATCATTTATATCTGTATTTAAAAGGTTAGGTAATCCCTTATCTCCATGGAAACTATAATTTATTACCCAATCCCAATCTTCTATAAGCTCTTTTATCTGATTTTGATTAAGCTCCAATCTAAATTTACTTTTTTTATAATCTCTAAATACAAAAACTTAAAGATTTAATTCCTTTTCTATCTTTTCAAGAATTTCTGGATTAGTATCAAAGAAATTTTTTACCTGATTAACATCTTTATCTCCTCTACCTGAAAGATTTATAACTACTACTGCATCTTTACCTAACTCTTTTGCTTTTTCTACACCTTTTATAACAGCATGAGAACTTTCTAATGCAGGGATAATTCCTTCTGTTCTTGAAAGTAAAAGAAAACCTTTAAGGGCTTCTTCATCTGTAGCAGTTATGTATTTAGCTCTACCTATCTCTTTAAGATGTGCATGCTCTGGGCCTACTCCCGGATAATCTAATCCTGCAGATATTGAATGAGTATCTTCTATTTGTCCCCATTCATCTTGGAGAAAATATGATTTCATACCATGCAGAATTCCTACTTCTCCACCGTTTATACTTGCCGCATGTTGTCCTGTTTCTAATCCATATCCTCCTGCTTCAACACCAATTAGCTCAACATCTTCATCTTCAATAAATGGATAAAACATTCCTATAGCATTACTACCACCACCAACACACGCAACAACTGCATTTGGAAGTTTTCCTTCTATTTCTAATATCTGTTCTTTTGTTTCTTTTCCTATAACAGATTGAAAATCTCTAACTATCATTGGAAAAGGATGAGGGCCAAGAGCTGAACCAATTACATAATGAGTTGTTCTAACATTTGTAACCCAATCTCTTAAAGCTTCATTTACTGCATCTTTTAATAATCTATTTCCTGATTTTACAATTTCTACTTTAGCCCCAAGAAGTTTCATTCTAAAAACATTTAAAGCTTGCCTTTCTGCATCTACTTCTCCCATATAAACAACACATTCTAATCCAAATAAAGCAGCAGCAGTTGCTGTTGAAACTCCATGCTGACCTGCACCTGTTTCTGCAATAATTCTTTTTTTACCAAGTCTTTTTGTTAGTAAAACTTGTCCTAAGGTATTATTTATTTTATGAGCTCCTGTATGAAGTAAATCTTCTCTTTTT
Proteins encoded in this window:
- a CDS encoding LabA-like NYN domain-containing protein — translated: MSILFSKEKDKKIEKRYINEKVAIFIDGGNMFHASNYINIKIDYRKLVNFLAKDRWLLRAYFYTGIPQGDFPEEMKKQWKKQKSFLNELKNIGIKVRTMPLKKTPEGFIEKGVDILLATDMLSLAFRDAYDTAILVSGDSDYIPVVEEIQQLGKRVENVSFKKTSSYELRNVCDKYMILDKYIDLFTYVDKQIELKKQPKITFVDKIKEILKNIIKGNKK
- the thiO gene encoding glycine oxidase ThiO; the protein is MHVVIIGGGVIGLSIARALIKLDIKVSLIEKNRVGRSASWVAGGMLAPQSEGLKEGSFLDFCLESRNLYKDFVEKLEKDTGIETGYWQCGILKLAFSEEEKKELQEDINRYKKLGLKAKWLDREELEKIYKNLGEEVLGGALYEDDAQVDNRKLVLALEEFVKRNADVYEFEKVKEIKTENGKFKAVVGENVYIEADKCVVSAGAWSMDFGVDVFPLKGEMVALDIEKEDIDRVLYSSRAYLIPRKNYHRLVVGATQEDVGFKDGNTLKGTMQLLTGARDTLKILEDKNIQELWFGYRPATKDELPILGEADIENLIYATGHHRNGILLAPITAKVISEYIYSGKESRYLKEFSPLRFK
- the trpB gene encoding tryptophan synthase subunit beta, coding for MSYKFPDEKGYYGLYGGKFLPETLIPALQELEENYLKIKEDGDFQRELVYYLNEYAGRPTVLYYAHRLTEFVGGAKIYLKREDLLHTGAHKINNTLGQVLLTKRLGKKRIIAETGAGQHGVSTATAAALFGLECVVYMGEVDAERQALNVFRMKLLGAKVEIVKSGNRLLKDAVNEALRDWVTNVRTTHYVIGSALGPHPFPMIVRDFQSVIGKETKEQILEIEGKLPNAVVACVGGGSNAIGMFYPFIEDEDVELIGVEAGGYGLETGQHAASINGGEVGILHGMKSYFLQDEWGQIEDTHSISAGLDYPGVGPEHAHLKEIGRAKYITATDEEALKGFLLLSRTEGIIPALESSHAVIKGVEKAKELGKDAVVVINLSGRGDKDVNQVKNFFDTNPEILEKIEKELNL